The Alnus glutinosa chromosome 1, dhAlnGlut1.1, whole genome shotgun sequence region TGTTTTTAGCATTCATGTTATCTATTTTAGTTAAAAGTAAGTTTTAGCTAACCCAATGTGAATGCTCTGAGTGCTCTTAAAAGGCatcatacatccgattatctatttttaactttatattctttctttattattttttattacttttttcattatcgtattttttgtccttttttttttttttttttttaaatagtcatATTTAGTCTTTATTTGTCAACagttgttttgttaaaacgatcatttctctaatgcaaattttttatggtcattttcaccatttttctaacagtcatattttttaacaatcgttttgttaaatctatcatttttctaacgcaataatttttaaacgatcataccaatttaaagaaaaagattatccttttattattactagtgattaaacaaataaataatcttAAAAGTAACTTGGAATATTCTCActtgtgcaagtaaaatatcacaattaattaaaatatttatggaATCTCATTGGCATTATGCTTCATGTAGAATgtggagtgaaagaaaaaaacaaaaaaacaaaagaacgtggaggaaaaaaaaatagatatgccatacatgtagagttgcactatttaaataattaagtaaaatcTATTCTAAAGTTTGAATAGATAAGGCAATTGAATATCTTTTTAACACTTTAGttatctattctagcttaaaggtaaaaatatataagccattgggaatgctctaagaCTATTTAAATGAATAGGTTCAtatcaaataaatgaataactattataatggaatagtcatttcattcAAAGGACTTATTCCGTAAACTAAATGAGGTTTTACTGTCTTACAACTCTCAAgaagctaaaaagaaaaagaaccaaattacttaaaatttttagggaaaagtacacataattcCGATCAAATTATTACTTCATTGTGAATGTGCCTCTCAAattaccaattatgtcaatgttcccttaaactaaaaaaatgttaatagacaaaaaataaccttaaaaagtttaaaaaagacaaatatatctttataaattaaaaaaaagggtagcaaaagtaaaaaataaaaaataaaaaagatttttttttttgaaacattgaaaaaaaataaaacaaaaactaaaaaaaaaaaatgaaaatccttggttttaatttttactttttactttttttatagtttaatttttttttaaaaaataatttttgtattggttttatataattttatgaagaatattattttcatttggagacattgacattatttggtagtttaggaagaATATTAATACAAATGGTAGTTAAAGGAGTACATTGATAATTAAGTAATGGTTTAAGAGAGTATGtctacatttttcaaaatcttaTTACCATATGAAGTACCAAATTCTGCTCTCCTTATGGTATGTATATATGTTGTTAATTTGTgttgtaaaaaacaaaaaacaaaaaaaagaaaaaagaaaaaagaaagaaaattgttgTTAATTTgtgtgagtgttttttttttttttttttgccatttttcaaaattcatagaaatttgaaatttgaaaatcatatccctgtctaatttatttattctatgTCGTATAAAGAAGAAAATCTACATACTATCAACATAGAATCATTCATGTGAAAATAAGGGTATAGATACTTTTCTAATGAAGGGTATTTGGCTTAAGTtgcttgaaaaaaatattattgcaTACGTATTGTAATTCTTTTaagatttaatttatttatttttttttatgaaaaaattaaaattaattgaattacTATAACAcatatgttgtaatttttttttttatagcaccCAAATCCGTTTAAATTTAGGTCtaacaaatataaataacaaaaaaatatatatatctttacaAAACTCAAAAACTCCTCCTTTCTCTCCTCTCAAAAGCCGCCCaaaacctctctctcttcctgCATATCATCATAATCATCTCTTCGCTTCTTACCCAACCCGTACAATCAGTGGCCGCCTGGCTGAGTTTAGTGCCTGGGTTGAAGTTATTTGAGtaaagtaagttttttttttttttttttttcctgatttaGAATTGCTTTATTTTGTGTTTAAGCTCTCTATGTGTACTTTTAGGCATTGGATTTGTGGGTCTGTTCTTATGTATCTTATTTTTCTTACAATGTGGAAACATCCTCCTAGAAGGGGGAGTAGCCGAGCGGATTGCCATGGTGCCgtgttcttcttttttatttttcttttttctttttcttcttggattTGTGGAGGTGAGATTGAATAGCTTTGGTGAAATGGGTAATGGGGAAAATAACCTGCGGATTGAGATGGGAATGCCATTGAATCGGCTCTTGTTTGAAACAAGTTGGGCTTAAGTGTTTTTGTGAAATTGTTTTTATGTGGGTGGGGTTTGATTGAGCttattttgtgaattttaagTGTCTAAGGCACCCATATTGTTGTACGTGGTTGTATGTGTGTTCATGTTTTagtaataaatctttatgatgGTTTCCCAATGTAGGTTGCAGAACTGGGTGGTAGATACCATATTTTTAATCTTCTAGGTGTTTTAGAGAGGGAGGGATGGGTTTAGCGtgctatttgtttttttttttttttttgataattaagagaaatgtcATTAAAGAAACGGAAAGCACATTCAAGTACATAGGGactatacaagagaagccactaagaaggagaagaaaaaagaacaagaaaatcattaaagttAATCACTAAAGGAGCTAGAAACGCAACAGTCtaagagaacaaagaaaaaaagaagaaagtaatGAGCTCCTCAATCTTCCTTTGTTTGTCCTTGAAATTTCTATTATatcgttccctccacaagcaccacaaaaggcaagaaggaaccatcttccacacaattGCACTCTGAGAGCGATCACctgtccaccaacaagcaaataaatccacccgaagaggcataatcCAAGACAAATTGAAGCGGCTGAAGATAGCATTCCATAAAGCGCGTGCAAACTCAAAATGGAGAAGGTGATTTTCCAggctccccattcattttgcacatatAACActtatcaatcacaatgacatgtctctttctaagattatccaaggtaaggatcttccctagcaCCGCCGACCAAGCGAAAAAAGCCACTTTTAAATGAACCTTGGTCTGCCAAATACGTTTCTAGTAGAAAGGGTCtacctctttgcaagcaagaaccttatagaaagatctaacaccAAGTGCGTGCTATTTGTTGATAGgcatttttattgctttttttgTGGTATGGCTACCATGTACATCCTATGAGAGTGACCTCAATAGTTGTGATCTAGGGGAACACATGCTTTAAATAAAGAACTCATGAGTTTAGCACTCATGTTTTGTTGACTGATTTGTTGTGATCAGTGTCTTCCTGAACTACTTATATCATTCAGTACATGTGCTGCACATCTAAAACAATCTTTGCAGTTAGGTTTGACTCAGATCGTCCAATCATATCATTTCCTTCACATTTGGTATTGGTTTACTATTGTTTGTGAATAGGGTCATTACCTATTTTTGGTCTCACCTAAATGGGTTCCTACCTAGGTGCTTTCTTACTGAATGATAATTTAAGTTTGGACATGGATTTACTTGAAATACTTCATGTTTTGAGTTCACTTGTGAGGTTTGTGTCCCACaatgagaaaaatataaagagaGTGAGTAGTTAATATGCCTAAGTGGACCCAAGCTCATTAACTTAGGCTTTTGGGCTAGAGTGGTGTCCAAATCTTTGTGGACTCCTCAAATAATTCTATCcctaacaattggtatcagagccatggTTAGCTTCCATAGCTGTTGATACTAGTGTCTTGGTTTGATGCGTTTGGTTGACTCTGGTAAAAGAGTTTGGCTCTGCTTGGAGTACGTGTGACACTCTTGGTTTGTGAAAGGACTTACACTTGAGAGGAAGTTGGGTCAATGTAGAAGAGACTCACAAATGAGGGTAAGATTTGTTGTGAATACACTTGCGAGGTTTGTGTCCCGAATTGAGAAAATATAAAGAGAGGGAATGGTTAATACACTTAAGTGGACCCAAGCCCATTAGCTTAGGCTTTTGGGTTAGAGTGGTGTCAAAATATGTGTATTAATGTACTCTTTGTGGGCTCCCTAGATAATTCTCTCCCTAACGCTTCACATAGATGTTGAGCCCATATGTGATCTCATGACTGATATCTCTTTTTACATTTGCCTGTGACTTGTATTTAGTCCTCTTTGTGCTTGGTAAGATGCTTTTGCATTGTTGTCAATGTTTGATGTTAAACTTATAAAAGAATTTACTGGATATTGATCTGGATGTTTATCATATTGCAATCTGCGCATTGCTGTCTTATTTATTATGATGCACAAGGGTGGgctgaaaaaagaagaagaaaggcgTCTAAATGTTTGATCTATTACAAGAAATGGAGATAGCCATTCGTTTGGCAAAAGTTAATTATAGATCTAGTGGTCTGCTTCTCATGGTTGTTACAGAGAATGACGGCAATTTAATTCATCGAGACACTTTCTTCACGTGTAGTTTATTGGGATGGTTTTCTACATGCTTCTCCATGTCTTCTTTGCACCTAttttcatgcattttttttggatttagctGTCTGCAGTCTTCTTATTCTAGGGTTTGCATGAACTAATTTAGTTATCATCATTGCATGCAGATCCAACACCAGAAAAACCCTATCCTTCACCATGGTTGGAGTCCTTGAAGTTGGAGTAGTCCCATTCAACCTTGATGGGTGGGGCCCACCCGATTCCACCAACACGGACAGTGCTGGCAACACCAACACCGACAACCTCCCTCTAAATGTCCCCTTTGCCCCCTTCTCCCGCTCCGATAAGCTTGGCCGGGTCGCTGACTGGACTCGGAACTTCAACAACACCCGGCCCAAGAACCCCTCAGACTCCGTATTCGACTTCTCCAATGATGAGTCCTTCCCAGCCTTTGCAGAAGATGACTCCTCCTTCCACTTGGTCGATGGAAAGCCACCTCCGAAGCCTAGATTTGGCCCAAAATGGCGTTTCCAGCAGCAGCGCCAGCTCCCCCAGCGCCATGATGAAGAGGTGGAGGCTCGCAAGCGTGAGGCCGAGAAAGAGCGTTCCCGCCGCGACCGACTCTACCACATGAACCGCTCCAACGCGAATGCACAGCGCCGTGAGCCTTCTGTCTTAAAGTCCTCTGTTGACATCCAGCCCGAGTGGAACATGCTGGACCAGATCCCCTTCTCCACCTTCTCCAAGCTCTCCTTCTCTGTCCCTGAACCTGAGGACCTCCTTCTTTGCGGTGCACTTGAGTTCTACGACCGCTCCTATGACCGCATTACCCCGAAGAACGAGCGCCGCCTTGAGCGTTTCAAGAATCGAAACTTCTTCAAGGTCACCACTACTGATGATCCGGTGATCCGCCGCCTTGCCAATGAGGACAAAGCTACAGTGTTTGCCACTGATGTGATCCTCTCCACACTCATGTGCGCATCGAGGTCAGTTTACTCTTGGGACATCGTGGTTCAGAGGGTTGGAAATAAGCTTTTCTTCGACAAGAGGGATAGCTCGCAGCTCGATCTGCTCTCGGTGCATGAGACCTCGCAGGAGCCATTGCCAGATGCCAAGGAGGATATCAATTCTGCATATTCACTCAGTATTGAAGCCGCCTACATCAACCAGAATTTCTCTCAGCAGGTCTTGATTAGGGATGGGAACAAGGTGACATTTGATGAGCCCAACCCCTTTGCAAACGAAGGAGAAGAGGTCGCTTCCGTGGGGTACAGGTACAGGCGGTGGAAGCTTGACAACGATATGTACTTGGTGGCGCGGTGTGAGGTTCAGAGTGTGGTTGAGGTTAACAAGCAGAGGTCCTTCCTCACTCTAAATGCGCTTAACGAATTCGATCCAAAGTACTCTGGCCTCGATTGGAGGCGGAAGCTTGAGACTCAAAGAGGTGCGGTATTAGCCACGGAGCTGAAGAACAATGCAAATAAGTTGGCAAAATGGACCTCTCAGGCTCTATTAGCCGGCTCAGATTTGATGAAATTGGGATATGTCTCGCGGGTTCATCCTCGCGATCATTTCAACCATGTGATATTGGCGGTTGTTGGGTACAAGCCAAGGGAGTTTGCTGCGCAGATTAATCTGAACACGTCGAATATGTGGGGGATTGTGAAGTCAATTGTGGACCTGTGCATGAAATTGAATGAGGGCAAGTATGTGCTTGTGAAGGACCCATCAAAGCCGCAGGTTAGGATCTACGAGGTGCCGCCAGATGCATTTGAGAACGATTTTGCAGAGGAACCACTGCCAGAGGAGGAGCAGGTTCAGCCACCCATGGAGGATGTTGATGGTGGGGAGGTAAATGCTGCTACAAATGATGTGGAAGATAAGGAGGTCGATGCTCAAGtttaaatggtaatttttcCTTGATCTTACACAACATACATGAAAATTAGAATTGTCTTTTTTGTTTCAGGGATATCTTTTTTCCGTTTTATTTAGTCTGTTTTTGGTTGTCTAATTATGGTTTGTGAGTTGAAGTATGCCCTTAAGAACCAAATTTTCTTGTCCTTCTGTGGAAGTCtgatcatttttctctttttaggaTTTTGTGGTTAGAGCTCACAGTATGGAAAAACCATAGTTATTTCATTGCATGGTCATAAaagactaattttattttagatgattatGATGTTATTGTGGTAACTCGGAAATTTTTTCATCACTGGCTTATTGGTCTCATGGTTTATATGGAATTTCCCTGTTGACACTTGGCATTAGGAGTAACATGTTAAGCACCGTATATTTTGTTAGGATAGAGAGGGTGTAGCAGGTATTAACTAATGCTTTTATCTCCAATGGAAAATACAGGATAATGAAAGTTGCTTCAATCTATGTCACCTAATAGTACTAGTGGTTTATATAAAGTTAACTCGTCGGTTCTACTCGggcttccttttttatttttattttttctactaAGGTTGtaaatatcttacattctcaaGTTTGTGGGAAACAAATTGCACAAATAGTAGATTTACATTGAGTGACATGCTTCTAGGCTGTTAATAGACAATCTCTATAGACTATAATTCTATTGTTTCTGGGATAATTTGCATAATATAATGTCTTATTTTGCGAGATTTAAAGCAACAAATAAGCAAATTGAACCTTCTTTTGCCTGTTATCTCAACACGATTATGTTGATTGCAACATCATCAATTTGTGAGTGCAGATCAAAACAGTCTTGTGCTGACAAGGAAGAAGTGACTTTCATCGATGTTGCAGTGGGAGAAGCAGATTTGTGCTTTTTTTgggtagtgttttttttttcccccga contains the following coding sequences:
- the LOC133879066 gene encoding eukaryotic translation initiation factor 3 subunit D-like, which gives rise to MVGVLEVGVVPFNLDGWGPPDSTNTDSAGNTNTDNLPLNVPFAPFSRSDKLGRVADWTRNFNNTRPKNPSDSVFDFSNDESFPAFAEDDSSFHLVDGKPPPKPRFGPKWRFQQQRQLPQRHDEEVEARKREAEKERSRRDRLYHMNRSNANAQRREPSVLKSSVDIQPEWNMLDQIPFSTFSKLSFSVPEPEDLLLCGALEFYDRSYDRITPKNERRLERFKNRNFFKVTTTDDPVIRRLANEDKATVFATDVILSTLMCASRSVYSWDIVVQRVGNKLFFDKRDSSQLDLLSVHETSQEPLPDAKEDINSAYSLSIEAAYINQNFSQQVLIRDGNKVTFDEPNPFANEGEEVASVGYRYRRWKLDNDMYLVARCEVQSVVEVNKQRSFLTLNALNEFDPKYSGLDWRRKLETQRGAVLATELKNNANKLAKWTSQALLAGSDLMKLGYVSRVHPRDHFNHVILAVVGYKPREFAAQINLNTSNMWGIVKSIVDLCMKLNEGKYVLVKDPSKPQVRIYEVPPDAFENDFAEEPLPEEEQVQPPMEDVDGGEVNAATNDVEDKEVDAQV